The Mycolicibacterium mageritense genome contains a region encoding:
- the bcp gene encoding thioredoxin-dependent thiol peroxidase — MPPTPRLQVGDTAPAFSLPDADGNTVKLADYRGRKVIVYFYPAASTPGCTKQACDFRDSLAELNGAGLDVVGISPDKPEKLAKFRDNEGLTFPLLSDPDKKVLTAWGAFGEKTMYGKTVQGVIRSTFVVDEKGKIEVAQYNVRATGHVAKLRRDLSV, encoded by the coding sequence ATGCCGCCAACCCCGCGACTCCAGGTGGGTGACACCGCCCCCGCGTTCAGTTTGCCTGACGCCGACGGCAACACCGTCAAGCTTGCCGATTACCGGGGCCGCAAGGTCATCGTGTACTTCTACCCCGCCGCGTCGACGCCGGGTTGCACCAAGCAGGCGTGCGATTTTCGCGACAGTCTCGCCGAACTCAACGGGGCCGGGCTCGACGTCGTGGGAATCTCGCCCGACAAGCCGGAGAAGCTGGCCAAGTTCCGCGACAACGAGGGGCTGACCTTCCCGCTGCTGTCCGACCCGGACAAAAAGGTTCTGACGGCCTGGGGCGCGTTCGGCGAGAAGACGATGTACGGGAAAACCGTTCAGGGCGTTATCCGTTCGACGTTCGTGGTCGACGAGAAGGGCAAGATCGAGGTCGCGCAGTACAACGTGCGGGCCACGGGGCACGTCGCCAAACTACGCCGCGATCTCTCGGTCTAG
- a CDS encoding LGFP repeat-containing protein, with product MQQTKAKFAAIIAAAAAGVLGVGCSSNSDKPESTGGEGAATTGAESGAATASGVPGVDAPGEQGAAPGSNGEPGGAPGEAGAPGAPGQPGAPGVPGAPGQPGAPGAPAGGADSTTIVTPNGEFVVQGIILQKYNATGGANSPLGAPTASEEPAPNGGRFSTFDGGAIYWTPQTGAHIVWGGIRDAWENDGGAGGRLGYPTADEKTIPGGWQSEFQHGTITYTDGAAKVEVR from the coding sequence ATGCAGCAAACGAAAGCGAAATTTGCCGCCATCATCGCAGCTGCTGCCGCGGGCGTACTCGGTGTTGGTTGTTCGAGCAATTCAGACAAACCCGAGTCGACCGGTGGGGAAGGCGCGGCAACCACCGGTGCCGAATCGGGTGCCGCCACGGCGTCGGGCGTGCCGGGAGTCGACGCGCCGGGCGAGCAAGGGGCTGCTCCGGGCTCCAACGGCGAGCCAGGCGGTGCCCCCGGCGAAGCGGGCGCGCCGGGGGCACCCGGCCAGCCGGGAGCACCTGGAGTTCCTGGCGCACCTGGCCAGCCGGGAGCACCCGGCGCACCGGCCGGTGGCGCCGACAGCACGACCATCGTCACGCCGAACGGAGAGTTCGTCGTGCAGGGCATCATCCTGCAGAAGTACAACGCGACCGGCGGGGCCAACAGCCCGCTGGGGGCGCCGACCGCCAGCGAGGAACCCGCGCCCAATGGCGGCCGCTTCAGCACGTTCGACGGCGGTGCCATCTATTGGACGCCGCAAACGGGCGCACACATCGTGTGGGGCGGTATCCGTGACGCGTGGGAGAACGACGGCGGTGCCGGCGGGCGCCTCGGCTACCCCACGGCCGACGAGAAAACGATCCCAGGGGGCTGGCAGTCGGAGTTCCAGCACGGAACCATCACGTACACCGACGGTGCCGCCAAAGTCGAGGTTCGTTAA
- a CDS encoding DEAD/DEAH box helicase family protein: MHFSLFDYQDSAAREVLSKLVTARKIYRDPNYNKRTAFALAAVTGAGKTVIASAVIEALFKDSNEYDIEHDPTAVVLWLTDDESLNNQTKGRMLTASELNSNQLLSINNTDFPGDIVKTCG, translated from the coding sequence GTGCATTTCTCGCTATTCGACTACCAGGACTCGGCTGCACGTGAGGTGCTGTCGAAACTGGTGACTGCACGCAAAATCTACCGTGACCCGAACTACAACAAGCGCACCGCATTTGCTCTCGCTGCCGTCACTGGCGCGGGCAAGACCGTCATCGCTTCGGCAGTGATCGAAGCCTTGTTCAAAGATTCGAACGAATACGACATCGAACACGACCCCACGGCGGTTGTTCTCTGGCTGACTGACGATGAGAGCCTCAACAATCAAACCAAAGGCAGGATGCTCACCGCGTCGGAGCTGAACTCGAACCAGCTTCTGTCCATCAACAACACGGACTTCCCAGGAGATATTGTCAAGACTTGTGGATGA
- a CDS encoding DUF3618 domain-containing protein yields the protein MVNRDPDTIKQEIDQARDQLAATVDSLAERANPQRLADDAKAVVLGFVKKPVVIASLAGTGALVVFIVIRRIKRH from the coding sequence GTGGTGAACCGGGATCCTGACACGATCAAACAAGAGATCGATCAAGCTCGCGACCAGTTGGCAGCAACTGTGGACTCTTTGGCCGAGCGCGCCAATCCGCAACGGCTGGCCGACGACGCCAAGGCCGTCGTGCTGGGCTTCGTCAAGAAGCCCGTCGTGATCGCCTCGCTGGCCGGCACCGGCGCGTTGGTGGTCTTCATCGTCATTCGCCGGATCAAACGGCACTGA
- a CDS encoding dipeptidase produces the protein MSDVVQRVQQVLPSVRADLEDLVRIQSVWADPARRDEVARSAEAVAKLFSDAGFPEVRIVSEGGAPAVIAHHPAPDGAPTVLLYAHHDVQPEGDPAQWNSAPFEPTERDGRLYGRGTADDKAGIATHLAAIRAFDGKPPVGVTVFVEGEEESGSPSLGALLAAHKDALAADVIVIADSDNWSTEQPALTVSLRGLADCVVEVATLDHGLHSGLWGGVVPDALSVLVRVLASLHDDDGNVAVAGLHEATAADVDRGPDWVREESGLLPGVSEIGSGSVVQRMWAKPAITVIGIDTTPIDKSSNTLIPRARAKISMRVAPGGDARAHLDALTRHLEKHVSWGAQVTVTPGDIGQPYQIDSTGDVYDAARAAFRQAWGTDPIDMGMGGSIPFIAEFAATFPNATILVTGVEDPATQAHSINESLHLGVLRKAATAEALLLEALAR, from the coding sequence ATGAGTGATGTCGTGCAGCGGGTTCAGCAGGTGTTGCCGTCGGTGCGGGCCGATCTGGAGGATCTGGTCCGCATCCAGTCGGTATGGGCCGACCCGGCCCGCCGCGACGAGGTGGCCCGCAGTGCCGAGGCGGTCGCGAAACTGTTCTCCGATGCGGGCTTTCCCGAGGTCCGCATCGTCAGCGAAGGCGGTGCCCCCGCGGTCATCGCGCATCACCCGGCGCCCGACGGCGCCCCCACGGTTCTGCTCTACGCCCATCACGACGTACAGCCCGAAGGCGACCCGGCGCAGTGGAACTCCGCGCCTTTCGAACCGACGGAACGCGACGGCCGGCTCTACGGCCGCGGTACCGCCGACGACAAGGCCGGTATCGCAACACATCTGGCGGCGATCCGGGCGTTCGACGGCAAGCCGCCGGTGGGCGTGACGGTGTTCGTCGAAGGTGAGGAGGAGTCCGGTTCCCCGTCACTGGGCGCGCTGCTGGCCGCGCACAAAGACGCGCTGGCCGCCGACGTCATCGTCATCGCCGATTCCGACAACTGGAGCACCGAACAGCCCGCGCTGACCGTATCCCTGCGCGGTCTGGCCGACTGCGTGGTCGAGGTGGCCACGCTTGATCACGGTCTGCATTCGGGGCTGTGGGGCGGCGTGGTGCCCGACGCCCTGAGTGTGCTGGTGCGCGTTCTCGCCAGCCTTCACGACGACGACGGCAACGTCGCGGTCGCCGGCTTGCACGAGGCCACGGCGGCCGACGTGGACCGCGGACCCGACTGGGTGCGTGAAGAGTCCGGTCTGTTGCCGGGCGTGTCCGAAATCGGTTCCGGCTCAGTGGTACAACGCATGTGGGCCAAGCCCGCCATCACCGTCATCGGCATCGACACCACGCCCATCGACAAGTCGTCCAACACCCTGATTCCGCGGGCCAGAGCCAAGATCAGCATGCGTGTCGCACCGGGTGGCGACGCCCGGGCGCACCTCGACGCGTTGACGCGCCACCTCGAGAAGCACGTCTCGTGGGGCGCACAGGTCACGGTGACACCGGGCGACATCGGCCAGCCCTACCAGATCGACTCCACCGGAGACGTTTACGACGCCGCACGCGCGGCGTTCCGGCAAGCCTGGGGCACCGATCCCATCGACATGGGCATGGGCGGCTCGATCCCGTTCATCGCCGAGTTCGCCGCCACCTTCCCGAACGCGACGATCCTCGTCACCGGCGTCGAAGACCCCGCCACGCAGGCGCACAGCATCAACGAGAGCCTGCACCTGGGGGTGCTCCGGAAGGCCGCGACAGCGGAAGCGCTACTGCTCGAAGCGCTGGCGCGCTAG
- a CDS encoding calcium/sodium antiporter, producing the protein MAGDAAWFVVGLIALTVGAEAMVRGSTNVAARLGISPILIGLTVVSIGTSLPELAIGITAATEGSGELAVGNIAGTNVVNILFILGLSALLRPLAIEARTLRFDLPVMAGAAVLLWLLAANGVLSRIDGAILVCCAAVYTAALIRASRRESRDVVAEYAHAYPDSPRAAPSRRRAAYDTAMMLGGIVVIIIGAEWLVTGAVGMARGFGVSDALIGLTVVAIGTSAPELVTTVVSTVRGERDVAIGNLLGSSIYNIVLILGVTCLVPAHGLPVSQSLVRVDIPIMAAAALVCIPIFISGRRIHRGEGAAMVTAYLAYLALLLTTQT; encoded by the coding sequence ATGGCCGGAGACGCCGCGTGGTTCGTGGTCGGCCTCATCGCCCTGACCGTCGGGGCGGAAGCGATGGTCCGCGGCAGCACCAACGTCGCGGCCCGGCTCGGGATCAGTCCGATCTTGATCGGGTTGACGGTCGTGTCGATCGGCACCAGCCTGCCCGAACTCGCGATCGGTATCACCGCGGCCACCGAGGGCAGCGGCGAGCTCGCGGTCGGAAACATCGCAGGCACCAACGTCGTCAACATCCTGTTCATCCTCGGCCTGAGCGCACTGCTGCGGCCCCTGGCGATCGAGGCCCGCACGCTTCGGTTCGATCTGCCGGTGATGGCCGGTGCGGCCGTGCTGCTGTGGCTGCTGGCGGCCAACGGCGTGCTGTCCCGCATCGACGGCGCGATCCTGGTGTGCTGCGCGGCCGTGTACACCGCGGCGCTGATCCGAGCCTCGCGGCGCGAAAGCCGAGACGTCGTCGCCGAGTACGCACATGCGTACCCGGACAGCCCGAGGGCCGCACCGTCGCGGCGACGTGCCGCCTACGACACCGCGATGATGTTGGGCGGCATCGTCGTCATCATCATCGGGGCCGAGTGGCTGGTCACGGGAGCCGTCGGGATGGCCCGTGGATTCGGCGTGTCCGACGCCCTCATCGGCCTGACCGTCGTCGCCATCGGCACATCGGCCCCCGAACTGGTCACCACCGTCGTGTCGACCGTGCGCGGTGAGCGCGACGTCGCGATCGGCAACCTGCTCGGCAGCAGCATCTACAACATCGTGCTGATCCTCGGCGTCACGTGCCTGGTGCCCGCACACGGATTGCCGGTGTCGCAGAGCCTGGTACGGGTCGACATTCCGATCATGGCGGCCGCGGCTCTGGTGTGCATCCCGATCTTCATCTCGGGACGACGGATCCACCGCGGGGAAGGAGCCGCGATGGTCACCGCCTACCTGGCCTACCTGGCCCTGCTGTTGACGACGCAGACCTGA
- the acpS gene encoding holo-ACP synthase AcpS: MAIVGVGIDLVSIPDFAEQVDRPGTVFAETFTPGERRDAADKSSSAARHLAARWAAKEAVIKAWSSSRFSKRPALPEGIHRDIEVVTDMWGRPKVRLSGDIAKHLEDVTIHVSLTHEADTAAAVAIIEEP; the protein is encoded by the coding sequence GTGGCGATAGTCGGAGTAGGCATCGATCTGGTTTCCATACCGGATTTCGCCGAGCAGGTTGATCGGCCGGGCACGGTTTTCGCCGAGACGTTCACGCCAGGTGAGCGCCGGGACGCCGCGGACAAGAGTTCGTCGGCGGCCCGGCACCTGGCGGCTCGGTGGGCGGCCAAGGAAGCCGTGATCAAGGCCTGGTCGAGTTCACGGTTCTCCAAGCGCCCGGCGTTGCCGGAGGGGATCCACCGCGACATCGAGGTGGTCACCGACATGTGGGGGCGCCCCAAGGTGCGGCTGTCCGGTGACATCGCCAAGCATCTGGAGGACGTCACCATCCACGTATCGCTGACCCACGAGGCGGACACCGCCGCCGCGGTCGCGATCATCGAGGAACCCTAA
- a CDS encoding site-specific DNA-methyltransferase yields MSDEPSAAVPAPRATNLIDSLLSRVRDNDPSLADDLRRAIKSVTADREFGLVFNRHLPETVELPGRAVRVLDKVRIKDDEGGRTWRVNKVRRAKGGRVAEIVSADTDALRDNQPLDNLVVIADFRDPIYPGLKSTGDRIERGGEKPFHTVINAENAHALEALSFTHAGKVDCIYIDPPYNTRANDWKYNNDFVDPKDTYSHSKWLAFMKRRLELAKKLLDPDDSVLIVTIDEKEVHRLGLLLEQTFPQARIQMVSSVINPKGVSRGAEFRRTDEYIFYAMLGAAAPTRLLLGPEWSSSAAGTEDVSAEDVDTEPELQTPEWTSMMRRGSNAARADRPSMFYPIYADPSIPKIVDVGDALPAGVHEAPTRKGLVAILPLRRNGKEGRWQISAGELRTRIEQGRVRLGRPTTYGFVVNYLPDGAYEAVMSDQFEVTGRAEDGSLIAVGRRDGRRIAPTQWKLRAHNASEHGSTLLSSFLPGRSFPFPKSLYAVEDCLRFFLKDKPDAVILDFFAGSGTTAHAVMRLNRQDNGWRQSISITNNEVSADEQKKLREEGRYPGDAAWEAWGICEYITKPRIKAAVTGRTPEGETIKGNYKFTDEFPMSEGFEENVEFFTLTYEDAEAVRLDLAFTAVAPMLWLRAGGQGSRIDTRTDTFAVADHYGVLFDPDHWRGFVRSLEKVEVLRCVYVVTDDDALFQRVTSKLPDEVNGHRLDVVRLYENYLNNFEINTTRV; encoded by the coding sequence ATGTCAGACGAGCCATCAGCAGCGGTACCAGCTCCGAGGGCAACGAATCTGATCGACTCGCTCCTCAGTAGGGTCCGCGACAATGACCCGTCGCTAGCGGACGACCTCCGCCGCGCCATTAAGTCCGTCACCGCCGACCGCGAGTTCGGGTTGGTATTCAATCGTCACCTACCCGAGACTGTCGAACTGCCCGGACGCGCCGTGCGTGTTCTCGACAAGGTGCGCATCAAAGACGACGAGGGAGGGCGCACCTGGCGCGTGAACAAGGTGCGCCGCGCCAAGGGTGGTCGCGTTGCCGAGATTGTCAGTGCCGACACAGACGCGCTGAGGGACAACCAGCCGCTCGACAACCTCGTGGTGATCGCTGACTTCCGTGACCCCATCTACCCCGGACTCAAGTCCACAGGAGACCGCATCGAGCGCGGCGGGGAGAAGCCGTTCCACACTGTCATCAACGCCGAAAACGCACACGCGCTGGAAGCCCTGTCGTTTACGCACGCGGGCAAGGTCGATTGCATCTACATTGACCCGCCGTACAACACGCGAGCCAACGACTGGAAGTACAACAACGACTTCGTGGACCCGAAAGATACCTACTCGCACAGCAAGTGGCTGGCTTTCATGAAGCGGAGACTGGAGCTGGCGAAAAAACTGCTCGATCCCGATGACTCGGTTCTGATCGTCACGATTGACGAGAAGGAAGTGCATCGACTGGGGTTACTGCTGGAGCAGACTTTCCCGCAGGCGCGTATCCAAATGGTCTCATCGGTGATAAACCCCAAGGGCGTGTCACGGGGCGCTGAGTTCCGCCGCACCGATGAGTACATTTTCTATGCGATGTTGGGCGCTGCGGCTCCCACTCGGCTCCTCCTTGGTCCCGAGTGGTCGAGTTCAGCAGCGGGTACAGAGGATGTTTCGGCTGAGGACGTTGACACGGAACCGGAGCTTCAAACTCCCGAGTGGACCTCAATGATGCGCCGTGGATCAAACGCCGCGCGGGCTGACCGTCCGTCGATGTTCTATCCGATATACGCCGACCCGTCCATCCCGAAGATCGTTGATGTTGGTGACGCCCTCCCAGCGGGTGTTCATGAGGCTCCGACGCGCAAGGGGCTCGTTGCGATTTTGCCTCTGCGACGGAATGGCAAGGAAGGACGGTGGCAGATATCGGCGGGCGAACTGCGAACGCGGATAGAACAGGGACGTGTACGACTTGGGCGTCCAACTACTTACGGCTTTGTCGTGAACTACTTGCCAGACGGTGCGTACGAAGCCGTGATGTCTGATCAGTTTGAGGTCACAGGTCGGGCAGAGGATGGATCGCTCATCGCGGTTGGTCGGCGCGACGGGCGACGCATCGCACCTACTCAATGGAAGCTGCGCGCTCACAACGCCTCCGAGCATGGCTCCACTCTCTTGTCGAGTTTTCTGCCTGGGCGTAGTTTTCCCTTTCCGAAATCGTTGTACGCCGTGGAGGATTGCCTGCGGTTCTTCCTCAAGGACAAGCCCGATGCGGTGATCCTTGACTTCTTCGCAGGATCGGGAACGACTGCTCATGCCGTGATGCGGTTGAACCGTCAAGACAACGGTTGGCGACAGTCCATCTCCATCACGAACAACGAAGTCTCGGCTGACGAGCAGAAGAAGCTCCGTGAGGAGGGACGGTACCCAGGTGATGCCGCATGGGAGGCGTGGGGAATCTGTGAGTACATCACCAAACCTCGAATCAAAGCGGCGGTGACGGGGCGGACTCCCGAAGGCGAGACCATCAAGGGTAATTACAAGTTCACCGATGAGTTCCCGATGTCCGAGGGCTTCGAGGAGAACGTCGAGTTCTTTACCCTGACCTACGAAGACGCCGAAGCTGTGCGGCTGGACCTAGCTTTCACCGCCGTAGCGCCGATGTTGTGGCTGCGCGCGGGTGGGCAAGGCTCTCGAATTGACACGCGCACGGACACTTTCGCAGTTGCCGATCACTACGGCGTGCTCTTCGACCCTGACCATTGGCGCGGCTTCGTACGCTCTCTGGAGAAGGTCGAGGTCTTGCGCTGTGTGTATGTGGTGACCGACGACGATGCACTGTTTCAGCGCGTCACATCGAAGCTGCCCGACGAAGTGAACGGGCATCGGCTTGATGTGGTGCGTTTGTACGAGAACTACCTGAATAACTTCGAAATCAACACAACTCGCGTGTAG
- a CDS encoding neutral zinc metallopeptidase produces the protein MGTRKRWATVTAAVVTAIALSACGTTTTAGTAISSPAVTTPKAPMPTLTAAPTTAAAAETVQELVWRALNDIDPFWETALGRTISAEVVPFDSRLGERPTCDGDAVKVAGYCPATTKSDTIIWDVSELERIRTEGGDLAVALVMAHEYGHAVEDAVGQPSRGVTAENRADCLSGAYMRTNATDYTGDWDAAVNAAKPEGTEDADQRAARIAGIEAGRAMTDPAACLSYSP, from the coding sequence ATGGGCACACGGAAGCGCTGGGCGACCGTCACCGCAGCGGTGGTGACGGCTATCGCGCTGTCCGCGTGCGGGACAACGACGACCGCTGGCACCGCAATCAGCTCACCCGCCGTGACCACGCCAAAAGCTCCTATGCCGACTTTGACCGCCGCGCCGACAACCGCCGCCGCTGCCGAGACCGTGCAGGAATTGGTATGGAGGGCGCTCAACGACATCGACCCTTTCTGGGAGACCGCGCTGGGGCGCACGATCAGCGCAGAGGTGGTGCCGTTCGATAGCCGCCTTGGCGAGCGCCCGACGTGCGACGGTGACGCCGTGAAGGTGGCGGGCTACTGTCCCGCAACCACGAAATCGGACACGATCATCTGGGATGTTTCCGAGTTGGAGCGCATCCGCACCGAAGGCGGCGACCTGGCGGTGGCTCTGGTGATGGCTCACGAGTACGGGCACGCCGTCGAGGACGCCGTGGGGCAACCCTCACGCGGTGTTACCGCCGAAAACCGCGCCGATTGCTTGTCCGGGGCATACATGCGTACCAACGCGACCGACTACACCGGGGACTGGGACGCGGCGGTGAATGCTGCCAAGCCCGAAGGTACCGAGGATGCCGACCAACGCGCAGCCCGCATTGCAGGCATCGAAGCGGGGCGGGCGATGACTGATCCCGCCGCGTGTTTGTCGTACTCACCGTAA